Proteins encoded together in one Branchiostoma lanceolatum isolate klBraLanc5 chromosome 11, klBraLanc5.hap2, whole genome shotgun sequence window:
- the LOC136444179 gene encoding uncharacterized protein, translated as MDDSSNEGPFEKRHYDDAVRANDGLLQNHSLHQCLEGDLEAISPEPASLRLQTDTDGITLELNSLQAIRPPSDVFVATRWKPKCCRKLVEKMTPSWIYRSVQLQKYGRDVPGAFLCQSLCGTNILLCASLRWDADSQAASDFYDELGSSTLGNWLSQRAESLLKRTWDELRRLAPTSNTLLHNLARQKLNTGIPLRVYKADWLQFAMAFDSALAQLTAGDGEMCPFAVRIVLECFGQKMPHNTANDAAQLDEVNATPNVNPLKTLADLRIRKEFVGTSALHIGVSVGLQDRAVSTLWHRNLRVSLFNQNWQKYNVMGMDDVINITTRKDRKPAAALSRAMTTDTFDLTYAQAYNPLSSKMSSGWTKSLTNGLPVTLAAASGLALHKATKSTHDFVQTALDGTVQASLEEITMDLNPATYARFEVVLTCDGEDLSSEAATEQVKYLVATLRRELSGPIPVIIPVHSTVLHRFAHRTLTDLTKPIHAANVDTTQGHSRLEVTTIAISEVLFRLLLVGRVDGRESAYLHGLGIRPDSPWNGFTTVAEPSDTTGWTVKKGLVDTWAREGVLCAPPWRLLSANDNGMFCRMHRTLSVILTTCEDHPERGSDLAAAFAEIYWTHVRTELTQIMLSRNMRALLPIDGIDALFDGTLEGRGVRVTGKIDVAKVTDMLCDVAPANLPTFCSFEAVVDAISRQGISAESLRHQMLELLRQDRELTTFPYVDVKKGGLKAVRAGFLLRVQGGEHVYRDICIRANAIVSGDFGARLKRESLDPSKSWVTQVLQRIETVSNENTTLTTNCIAFVYAVLLHKRGFKLNVAAIKKFRCNRHIPVMKLQEANVLGRGMSGRLNEAHQDIVRLTNIPDRRRMVNGSLSTSPSDDESDRRCRAKPPKRRFPLSDESEDTARAGL; from the coding sequence GCATTACGACGATGCTGTCCGAGCGAACGACGGTCTCCTACAAAACCATTCACTTCATCAATGCTTGGAAGGAGATTTGGAGGCGATTTCACCCGAACCAGCGTCCCTTCGGCTTCAGACAGACACCGACGGCATTACACTAGAGCTGAATTCCCTCCAGGCAATTCGCCCTCCATCAGACGTGTTTGTTGCAACAAGGTGGAAGCCAAAATGCTGCAGAAAACTGGTGGAAAAAATGACGCCGTCCTGGATCTACAGGTCTGTTCAACTTCAAAAGTATGGAAGGGATGTTCCCGGTGCATTTCTTTGTCAGTCATTATGTGGAACCAATATATTGCTGTGCGCATCTTTAAGATGGGATGCAGACTCCCAAGCCGCCTCAGATTTCTACGACGAACTCGGCTCCTCTACCCTGGGAAACTGGCTGTCGCAGCGTGCCGAGAGTTTGTTGAAACGGACATGGGATGAACTACGGAGACTGGCACCCACATCGAACACCCTTCTCCATAACTTAGCGAGACAGAAACTTAACACCGGTATCCCTCTCAGGGTGTACAAGGCTGACTGGTTGCAATTCGCCATGGCGTTTGACAGCGCCCTGGCGCAACTGACGGCTGGAGACGGAGAGATGTGCCCCTTCGCCGTAAGGATAGTTCTTGAGTGCTTCGGCCAGAAAATGCCACATAACACCGCGAATGATGCCGCTCAGCTTGATGAGGTCAATGCCACTCCTAATGTCAATCCGCTTAAGACCCTCGCCGACCTAAGAATTCGAAAAGAATTCGTGGGAACATCAGCCCTGCATATAGGTGTGTCAGTCGGCTTGCAGGATCGTGCCGTGTCCACGCTTTGGCACCGAAACTTACGCGTCAGCTTGTTCAACCAGAACTGGCAAAAGTACAACGTAATgggtatggatgacgtcatcaacatcacgactagaaaagacagaaaaccTGCAGCAGCTCTGTCCCGCGCGATGACAACCGATACATTTGATCTCACCTACGCCCAAGCATACAACCCGCTGTCTTCAAAAATGTCAAGCGGTTGGACGAAATCACTGACAAACGGGCTTCCAGTCACCTTAGCAGCGGCCTCAGGTCTTGCACTCCACAAGGCCACAAAGTCCACACACGACTTTGTACAAACGGCCCTAGATGGGACGGTACAAGCCAGTCTCGAAGAGATAACAATGGATTTAAACCCTGCTACGTATGCACGTTTTGAAGTGGTGCTGACATGTGATGGTGAGGATTTATCAAGTGAAGCTGCCACAGAACAGGTGAAATATCTGGTGGCGACGCTGAGGCGGGAACTTTCCGGCCCTATACCAGTCATCATACCGGTCCATTCAACTGTCCTCCATCGGTTCGCCCACAGAACCCTGACCGACCTGACAAAGCCAATTCACGCGGCCAACGTGGACACCACGCAAGGGCACTCCCGTCTGGAAGTAACTACCATAGCAATATCTGAAGTGCTTTTCCGTCTTCTGCTTGTCGGGCGGGTGGATGGGCGGGAAAGCGCTTATCTCCACGGTTTGGGGATCCGGCCAGACAGTCCTTGGAATGGGTTCACTACCGTCGCAGAACCCAGCGACACCACCGGATGGACGGTAAAGAAAGGGCTTGTCGACACATGGGCCCGAGAAGGCGTGCTGTGCGCGCCTCCATGGCGTCTCCTTTCAGCCAATGACAACGGCATGTTTTGCCGCATGCACCGAACATTGTCTGTCATTCTCACTACTTGTGAGGACCACCCAGAGAGAGGCAGTGACTTGGCAGCAGCATTTGCTGAAATCTACTGGACGCACGTTAGAACTGAACTCACCCAAATAATGTTGTCCAGGAATATGCGAGCCCTACTACCCATAGACGGAATAGATGCCCTGTTCGATGGTACGCTTGAGGGGAGAGGGGTAAGGGTTACTGGGAAAATAGACGTTGCAAAGGTGACTGACATGCTCTGTGATGTTGCCCCGGCCAACCTACCGACGTTTTGTAGCTTCGAGGCAGTGGTGGATGCAATCTCCAGACAGGGAATCTCGGCAGAGAGTCTGAGACACCAGATGTTAGAACTTCTCCGACAAGACAGGGAACTGACAACATTTCCGTATGTCGACGTAAAGAAAGGCGGACTGAAGGCCGTCAGGGCGGGATTTCTGCTCAGGGTACAGGGAGGAGAACACGTCTACCGCGATATCTGCATCCGGGCAAATGCAATAGTGTCTGGGGACTTTGGAGCTCGGCTGAAACGAGAATCTCTTGACCCATCCAAGTCGTGGGTCACCCAAGTTCTGCAGAGAATTGAAACGGTTTCCAACGAAAACACGACGCTGACGACCAACTGCATTGCCTTTGTATATGCCGTGCTTCTCCACAAGAGGGGATTCAAGCTCAATGTTGCTGCTATCAAGAAATTCAGGTGCAACAGACACATTCCGGTTATGAAGTTACAAGAGGCCAACGTCCTGGGAAGGGGTATGTCAGGGCGTCTTAACGAGGCACACCAGGACATTGTCAGGTTGACAAACATTCCGGACAGGCGTCGCATGGTCAACGGCAGTCTGTCTACTTCGCCTAGTGATGATGAATCCGATAGGAGATGCAGAGCAAAACCTCCTAAACGGAGATTCCCGCTATCGGACGAAAGTGAGGACACAGCTAGAGCTGGACTGTAG